From the genome of Thermogutta terrifontis, one region includes:
- a CDS encoding ArnT family glycosyltransferase: MDGYLYSARCLSALDPSRGGLGPSDGISAWTLAGIFSLGLGVRLVAVYLWGWRFGGGFIFGDSESYWHLARTIARGEPYRYGITGAIFRTPGYPLMLAPLFLVFDDPPIWIARVEGAVFGAVTAVLVCLWGKELFNRHTGIIAGILAALHPELILGSVPVLSEAGFAPAWVLGMYLLARSCNQRDSGELCAWRSSLGAGLAFGLATLIRPSALLWLPFLLVVQLLVWRRLLPSWRAWASIVVGFVLVMLPWWLRNYWLTGKVILTTTQVGASLYDGWNPQASGSSNMNFVPDKLREVQRQYPDAHPLFWELELDRQLKREAVTWAIQNPTAVLRLAFVKFRRFWNIVPNDPGFNVFPVNLTMAVAAVFTFVLAIVGALRWAKQRVVAMTCVLPAVYFTLLHMVFVSSLRYRIPVVPGLIVLASATLVSRFFVASGDKGA, from the coding sequence TGAGTGCCTTAGATCCATCCCGAGGTGGACTTGGGCCTTCAGATGGGATCTCCGCGTGGACGTTAGCGGGAATCTTTTCGCTGGGCCTGGGCGTGAGACTGGTGGCGGTCTATCTCTGGGGATGGCGATTTGGTGGCGGATTCATCTTTGGTGATAGCGAAAGCTATTGGCATCTTGCGCGGACGATCGCACGAGGAGAGCCCTACAGGTACGGGATCACAGGGGCCATTTTCCGCACGCCTGGATATCCCCTCATGCTGGCCCCCCTGTTTCTCGTTTTTGATGATCCACCCATCTGGATTGCACGCGTTGAAGGTGCCGTTTTCGGTGCTGTGACGGCCGTGTTAGTTTGTTTGTGGGGGAAAGAACTATTCAATAGGCACACGGGGATTATTGCGGGAATTTTGGCGGCTCTGCACCCTGAGTTGATTCTGGGGTCGGTCCCCGTGTTGAGCGAAGCAGGCTTCGCCCCGGCATGGGTGCTGGGAATGTATCTCCTTGCACGCAGTTGCAATCAGCGAGATTCCGGTGAACTCTGTGCCTGGAGGTCTTCGTTAGGTGCTGGTCTTGCATTCGGGCTGGCCACACTGATTCGCCCCAGCGCCCTTCTTTGGCTTCCCTTTCTGCTGGTCGTCCAACTCCTGGTCTGGCGGCGTCTCCTGCCTTCCTGGCGGGCCTGGGCAAGCATTGTCGTGGGGTTTGTCCTGGTGATGTTGCCATGGTGGCTTCGGAACTACTGGCTGACCGGGAAAGTTATTCTGACGACCACTCAAGTGGGGGCAAGCCTCTACGACGGTTGGAACCCGCAGGCCAGCGGCAGCAGCAACATGAATTTTGTGCCTGATAAGTTGAGGGAAGTGCAACGCCAATATCCTGACGCTCATCCGCTGTTCTGGGAACTGGAACTGGATCGACAACTGAAACGCGAGGCCGTGACGTGGGCAATCCAAAATCCTACGGCTGTCCTTCGGCTTGCATTCGTGAAGTTTCGTCGCTTCTGGAATATCGTGCCCAACGATCCGGGTTTCAATGTCTTTCCGGTGAATTTGACAATGGCAGTCGCCGCGGTGTTCACCTTCGTTCTGGCGATTGTGGGTGCCTTGCGGTGGGCCAAACAACGCGTGGTAGCAATGACATGTGTGTTGCCCGCCGTGTATTTCACACTTTTGCACATGGTTTTTGTGTCTTCACTGCGATATCGCATCCCGGTAGTGCCAGGACTGATCGTCCTGGCGAGTGCCACACTGGTATCGAGGTTTTTTGTGGCGTCCGGCGATAAAGGTGCTTAG
- a CDS encoding AsmA-like C-terminal region-containing protein, with the protein MTWRQRLIREIGFFLKWGLAVALVAGFFFAIWLYKRVDDELRSEIERRCAQLCPHLRIRIRSAQLLPGEGIQLRGVRITITDLPKVTATIAEIEEIMLAGPVDYKGLLSGEVPIQRVVVRRPQVRIACGSDGQWNISRLLPLPKLAGSKHAPIHIENGMVEIVDLRGPIPTAIAYRDIQMEISGDSLPQSDGSTAGIRKFRGTMTGDYVRRIDVEGTFDSEAPCVRLAGAVDSLEFSPECQAAFPREVRRTLRPLEHLRAQLSLTFHLFWAGGSSTVVDYDVSGQIRRGRLDDPRLPYAITDIRGYFTASRDEVSLTDVTAFSGSTAFVVRSAKLLHWNLAELADLDMQINNLKFDPALLPLLPPKLQEEWPKYFPEGTVHLTLRFTSLDDQRHFHVTANLENASFAYYRFPYRLQQVQGRLELTPERLGIQLVAMAGTQPVEIRGQVLNPLTAPVTQISISGQRIALDERLVNAVLDTKSRQTLRALHLAGSADVWLGLWQDEPGGVLHRQMEATLNGCSIRYEAFPYPISDITGRIVMRDDAWSFQELRGRSGPAEISAYGTLLPQNGSSTLRLDFEAKHLPLDNELKGAFRENHIRQLWEELDPAGTVQVRGTLLYTSGEPLDVKLWASPIDRGLTLQPRSFPYRLEGIVGQLRYEAGTLSFHGLRGHHENTEFQADGSCRLSQNGGWSLDLRNLWIDRLIVDRALLMALPEALSRPLARLNIQGPLVVRGQFRLIREHDASDRGPGAEMVASASDSVGGSIPLQAAWDVVITLVQNSMGTSLVFGNLNGKILFQGQYSEGRFTADGYLALDALQVLGLPISRLRGPFRVDNEFVIFGGDWAVAESARETPMAGQPAKSRQPLTAEIFGGTLSGTGWVRLSDKFEYDVALSLLKSDFTELVREYQSNSSIIRGTLDAAVRLKGQGDDIQGLAGYGNFQLREANIYELPLMIALLKILSIRQPETTAFSESSGQFRIAGRHVYLDSITFSGDAFSLTGQGEVDLDGNLRLIMRAMLGRREIQVPVVKELFRGASEQIVLVHVGGNLREPIVRREPFPGVNEALQRFQLGNRSVREGEAILRER; encoded by the coding sequence ATGACCTGGCGGCAGCGGCTGATCAGAGAGATCGGTTTCTTCCTAAAATGGGGCCTTGCTGTTGCCCTGGTTGCCGGGTTTTTCTTTGCCATCTGGCTCTACAAAAGAGTGGATGACGAGCTCCGCAGCGAAATCGAGCGGCGATGTGCGCAGCTGTGTCCTCATTTGCGAATCCGAATTCGATCAGCTCAGTTGTTGCCCGGCGAGGGGATACAGCTTCGCGGGGTCCGCATCACCATCACGGATTTACCCAAGGTGACGGCTACAATCGCTGAAATTGAGGAAATCATGCTGGCTGGGCCAGTGGATTACAAGGGGTTGCTTTCTGGCGAAGTTCCCATTCAACGAGTCGTTGTCCGCCGGCCGCAGGTGCGCATCGCGTGTGGTAGCGATGGACAATGGAATATTTCTCGTTTACTTCCTCTGCCAAAGCTTGCAGGGAGCAAGCATGCCCCGATTCACATAGAAAACGGCATGGTGGAGATCGTCGATCTTCGCGGCCCGATTCCCACCGCCATCGCATATCGGGACATTCAGATGGAGATTTCTGGCGACTCTCTGCCACAATCGGACGGATCGACCGCCGGGATTCGAAAATTCCGCGGCACAATGACAGGTGATTATGTACGCCGAATCGATGTTGAGGGGACATTTGATTCCGAAGCACCATGCGTGAGACTGGCCGGCGCGGTCGACTCCCTGGAATTCTCGCCCGAGTGTCAGGCGGCATTTCCCCGGGAAGTGCGACGCACCCTGCGTCCGCTGGAACATCTTCGTGCTCAGCTTTCACTGACATTCCACCTTTTCTGGGCGGGCGGAAGCAGCACAGTCGTGGACTATGACGTCTCGGGCCAGATTCGTCGCGGACGGCTCGATGATCCAAGACTGCCGTATGCCATTACGGATATCCGCGGCTATTTCACCGCATCGCGGGATGAAGTCTCATTGACCGATGTGACGGCGTTTTCGGGGTCGACGGCATTTGTGGTGCGCTCGGCCAAACTCTTGCACTGGAACCTGGCGGAGTTGGCTGACCTCGACATGCAGATCAACAATTTGAAGTTTGATCCAGCACTTCTTCCCCTTTTGCCACCCAAACTTCAGGAGGAATGGCCGAAATACTTTCCGGAAGGAACGGTTCATCTTACTTTGCGTTTCACCTCACTCGATGACCAGCGTCACTTTCACGTCACTGCCAATTTGGAAAATGCATCGTTTGCCTATTATCGCTTTCCTTACCGGCTTCAGCAGGTTCAAGGGCGACTGGAACTCACGCCCGAGCGGCTGGGAATTCAGCTCGTGGCAATGGCGGGAACTCAGCCCGTGGAGATTCGCGGGCAGGTTCTCAATCCTCTGACGGCCCCTGTGACGCAAATCAGCATCAGCGGTCAGCGGATAGCTCTCGATGAGCGGCTGGTGAACGCTGTGCTCGATACGAAGAGCCGTCAAACGTTGCGGGCCTTGCATTTGGCTGGTTCGGCTGATGTGTGGCTTGGTTTGTGGCAGGATGAGCCGGGTGGCGTGCTCCATCGCCAGATGGAGGCGACCCTCAACGGATGCTCGATTCGATATGAAGCGTTTCCTTATCCGATTTCCGACATCACTGGCCGCATCGTGATGCGGGACGATGCCTGGTCGTTCCAGGAACTTCGCGGAAGAAGCGGTCCAGCAGAGATCTCTGCCTACGGTACGCTCCTTCCGCAAAATGGAAGTTCCACTTTACGCCTCGATTTTGAAGCGAAACATCTCCCGTTAGACAATGAATTGAAGGGCGCCTTTCGCGAAAATCACATCCGTCAGTTATGGGAAGAGCTAGATCCGGCAGGCACCGTCCAGGTACGGGGGACGCTCCTCTATACCTCAGGTGAGCCTCTCGACGTCAAATTATGGGCAAGTCCAATTGACCGGGGGCTGACCCTTCAGCCCCGATCTTTTCCCTACCGTTTGGAGGGCATCGTGGGCCAATTGAGATACGAGGCTGGAACTCTCTCATTTCATGGGCTCCGCGGACATCATGAAAACACCGAGTTTCAGGCGGATGGATCCTGCCGACTCTCACAAAACGGAGGCTGGTCACTGGATCTACGGAACTTGTGGATTGACCGCTTGATAGTGGATCGGGCGTTACTTATGGCCTTGCCGGAAGCCCTGAGCCGCCCTCTCGCCCGTCTCAATATTCAAGGGCCTCTCGTTGTGCGGGGGCAGTTCCGACTGATCAGAGAACACGACGCCTCAGATCGGGGGCCAGGAGCTGAAATGGTTGCTTCTGCCAGCGACTCGGTCGGCGGGTCGATCCCGCTTCAGGCAGCGTGGGATGTGGTGATCACCCTCGTTCAAAACAGTATGGGAACGAGCCTGGTATTCGGGAATTTGAATGGAAAAATTCTTTTCCAGGGGCAATATTCGGAGGGAAGGTTTACAGCCGATGGGTATTTGGCTCTGGACGCCCTGCAGGTGCTCGGGTTGCCGATCAGCCGGTTACGAGGACCATTTCGGGTTGACAATGAATTTGTCATTTTTGGGGGGGACTGGGCTGTCGCTGAATCCGCTCGAGAGACACCGATGGCGGGTCAACCGGCAAAGTCCCGCCAGCCTTTAACGGCGGAGATTTTTGGAGGCACGTTATCCGGAACCGGTTGGGTGCGTCTTTCCGACAAATTCGAGTACGATGTTGCGCTTTCGTTGTTGAAGTCCGATTTCACGGAGCTTGTACGAGAATACCAGAGTAACTCGTCCATCATCCGTGGGACGCTAGATGCAGCCGTGCGACTTAAAGGTCAGGGTGACGATATCCAGGGATTGGCCGGTTATGGGAATTTTCAGCTCCGGGAAGCGAATATCTACGAGCTTCCTTTGATGATCGCACTTTTGAAGATTCTGAGCATACGACAACCGGAGACCACGGCGTTCAGCGAGAGTTCAGGGCAATTTCGAATCGCTGGCCGACACGTCTATCTGGACAGCATCACCTTTTCGGGGGATGCCTTCAGCCTCACCGGCCAGGGTGAAGTAGATTTGGACGGGAACCTGCGATTGATCATGCGGGCGATGCTGGGACGCCGCGAGATTCAGGTCCCCGTGGTCAAGGAGCTGTTCCGCGGCGCGAGCGAGCAGATTGTGCTTGTTCACGTGGGAGGCAACTTGAGGGAACCAATTGTGCGGCGAGAGCCTTTCCCCGGGGTGAACGAGGCCCTCCAAAGGTTCCAACTGGGAAACAGAAGCGTTCGCGAGGGTGAGGCAATCCTCAGGGAGCGGTGA
- the dapF gene encoding diaminopimelate epimerase produces MRFVKMHGIGNDYIFVDCFEQSLPEAPEVLAPKLSDRHFGIGGDGLILILPSDVADARMRIFNADGSEAEMCGNGVRCVAKYIYERGLSRKNPLRIETGRGILSLQLKIQGDRVTEVTVDMGEPILEAARIPTTLPGSPVVEAPLTLDDGTSVNVTCVSMGNPHCVIFTEDLTDETFRRLGPIIEKHPAFPQRVNVEFVRVCSPQRVEVRVWERGSGETLACGTGACAVCVAGALTGRTERKITVRLPGGELITEWAPSGSVFMTGPATTVFTGEWPAEIEPAR; encoded by the coding sequence ATGAGATTTGTGAAAATGCATGGCATTGGAAACGATTACATTTTCGTCGACTGCTTTGAACAGTCCCTTCCGGAGGCCCCCGAGGTTCTCGCACCGAAACTTTCCGACCGTCACTTTGGAATTGGCGGCGACGGCCTCATCCTGATCCTTCCCTCCGATGTGGCTGACGCGCGGATGCGAATCTTCAACGCCGATGGTTCCGAAGCCGAAATGTGCGGCAACGGCGTGCGATGCGTCGCCAAGTACATTTACGAAAGAGGGTTGAGCCGGAAGAATCCGCTGAGAATTGAAACCGGCCGGGGCATATTGAGTCTTCAGCTCAAGATCCAAGGAGACCGGGTTACGGAAGTGACCGTCGACATGGGCGAGCCGATTCTGGAGGCCGCGCGGATTCCCACGACGTTGCCGGGAAGTCCGGTCGTTGAAGCGCCCCTAACTTTGGATGATGGAACGTCCGTCAACGTGACATGCGTGTCCATGGGCAATCCCCACTGCGTGATCTTCACCGAGGACCTTACAGACGAGACTTTCCGTCGGCTTGGCCCGATTATCGAAAAGCATCCCGCTTTTCCCCAGCGTGTCAATGTTGAGTTCGTTCGGGTTTGTTCGCCCCAACGGGTGGAGGTGAGAGTTTGGGAACGCGGATCGGGCGAAACGCTGGCCTGCGGTACCGGTGCGTGCGCCGTCTGTGTGGCGGGAGCTCTAACCGGGCGAACAGAGCGGAAAATCACGGTTCGGCTTCCCGGGGGCGAACTAATCACGGAATGGGCACCGTCGGGAAGTGTGTTCATGACAGGGCCGGCAACCACCGTTTTCACCGGCGAATGGCCGGCCGAAATTGAGCCGGCGCGATAA
- the xseA gene encoding exodeoxyribonuclease VII large subunit, producing the protein MSELTILIKEVLENIFPSVAVIGEVADLSVARSGHCYLTLKDEGAQLPAVIWRSYRERLTFDLHDGLQVLCRGRLEVYPPHGRYQLIVEEIEPSGWGAKELALRRLKERLAREGLFDAARKRPLPRWPRRIGVITSPTGAAIHDFLTALRERFRAVDVLIIPVKVQGEGAAEEITQAFQWLEKYDWNLDVIVLTRGGGSIEDLWAFNEESVVRAVASSRIPVVSAVGHEIDVTLADLAADVRALTPTDAASKVVPSQEELEAVLAGYAMRLRAHLDLRLKAVRPHLDAMASRPVFRFPKDLVYTRSQEVDEWERRLEHAGDRFLERSRMVLTTMAARLESLSPLGVLSRGYSMTLTHPEGRVVREAASLSPGTMVQTRLHQGSFLSRVEEVHGDGEPVHPDQRI; encoded by the coding sequence GTGTCTGAGCTTACAATTCTTATTAAAGAGGTTCTGGAAAACATCTTCCCCAGTGTAGCTGTTATCGGCGAAGTAGCCGATTTGTCTGTGGCTAGATCAGGCCATTGTTATCTGACACTCAAAGACGAGGGGGCACAATTGCCAGCGGTCATCTGGCGATCGTACCGCGAACGACTCACATTTGATCTGCACGATGGCTTGCAGGTGTTGTGTCGTGGAAGGCTGGAAGTTTACCCACCCCATGGACGGTATCAACTGATTGTGGAGGAAATTGAGCCGAGCGGCTGGGGGGCCAAGGAGCTAGCCCTGCGACGGCTCAAGGAACGGTTGGCACGCGAAGGACTGTTTGATGCGGCCAGGAAGCGCCCCCTGCCCCGCTGGCCGCGTCGAATCGGCGTGATCACAAGTCCCACAGGTGCGGCGATTCACGACTTTCTCACGGCCCTGCGCGAACGCTTTCGCGCGGTTGATGTGCTCATCATTCCTGTGAAGGTTCAGGGGGAAGGAGCTGCTGAAGAGATCACGCAGGCATTCCAATGGCTGGAAAAATATGATTGGAATCTGGATGTGATTGTCCTGACCCGCGGCGGAGGAAGTATTGAGGACCTTTGGGCATTCAATGAGGAGAGTGTGGTTCGGGCGGTTGCGAGTTCAAGGATTCCGGTGGTGTCTGCAGTGGGGCATGAAATAGACGTGACGCTGGCCGACCTGGCGGCGGACGTACGAGCACTGACACCCACTGACGCCGCCTCCAAAGTGGTGCCCTCCCAGGAAGAGTTGGAAGCCGTCCTGGCGGGGTATGCAATGCGGCTTCGGGCTCATCTTGATCTGCGGCTGAAGGCGGTACGGCCCCACCTTGACGCGATGGCCTCCCGGCCCGTGTTCCGCTTTCCGAAAGATTTGGTCTATACTCGCAGCCAGGAGGTGGATGAATGGGAACGGCGCCTGGAGCACGCTGGCGACCGGTTTCTGGAGCGGAGCCGTATGGTGCTCACCACGATGGCGGCGCGACTGGAATCGCTGAGTCCCCTGGGGGTGCTTTCTCGGGGATACTCAATGACGTTGACGCACCCCGAAGGACGTGTTGTCCGAGAGGCCGCGTCACTTTCTCCAGGGACGATGGTACAGACTCGCCTGCACCAGGGAAGCTTTCTCAGTCGTGTCGAAGAAGTACACGGAGATGGTGAACCCGTCCATCCAGACCAACGAATATGA
- a CDS encoding MotA/TolQ/ExbB proton channel family protein, giving the protein MQQTLLRLGTQIENRLPTGLLGLFGALIFCAVVLDSSSIRAAPQQQRSGFLVGFEAAPFLPLPEPGPPSAQVKEGLGESREKTVQKDQTTAQPQQPEVAESKAVKKDAGLPSQQSSFGVWEIIKAGGTVGFIIIGLSLVAGALVVEQLITLRKSVLMPPEVVSQLGQAMAARDSKGLMATCEAHPCVFTDVLKAGLAEWEGGWHQVEKALEDALTEYTAKLLRKVEYLSVIGNLAPMLGLLGTVVGMILAFKTVAETQGAARAADLAQAIYLALVTTVEGLIVAIPSLAAYAYFRNRVDELMAEVAVTLQQLLAPLRRRRVAAKPPVSSSGAPPSGSVRG; this is encoded by the coding sequence ATGCAGCAAACGCTTCTCCGTCTAGGCACTCAGATAGAGAACCGCTTGCCAACGGGTCTTTTGGGCTTGTTTGGAGCGTTGATCTTCTGCGCCGTTGTTTTGGACTCGAGTTCGATTCGAGCAGCCCCACAACAACAGCGGAGTGGCTTCCTGGTGGGGTTCGAGGCGGCACCGTTTTTGCCACTCCCTGAACCCGGACCTCCGTCCGCCCAGGTGAAGGAAGGTCTGGGTGAATCGCGTGAAAAAACTGTTCAAAAAGACCAAACGACAGCGCAGCCGCAACAACCCGAGGTCGCGGAATCTAAAGCTGTTAAGAAAGACGCCGGACTGCCATCGCAGCAGTCTTCCTTCGGTGTATGGGAAATCATCAAAGCAGGCGGGACGGTGGGGTTCATCATCATCGGCCTCTCCCTGGTGGCTGGTGCCCTGGTTGTCGAGCAGCTCATCACGCTTCGTAAATCGGTGCTTATGCCCCCGGAGGTCGTGAGCCAACTGGGTCAGGCGATGGCCGCTCGCGATTCAAAGGGACTGATGGCCACTTGTGAAGCCCATCCGTGCGTCTTCACAGATGTACTGAAGGCCGGGCTGGCTGAGTGGGAAGGTGGATGGCACCAAGTGGAAAAAGCGCTGGAGGATGCCCTTACGGAATACACCGCCAAACTTCTCCGCAAAGTGGAGTATTTGTCTGTGATCGGTAACCTGGCGCCGATGCTGGGGCTGTTGGGAACGGTGGTGGGTATGATCCTGGCGTTTAAAACAGTGGCCGAGACTCAGGGGGCAGCACGGGCCGCCGATTTGGCACAGGCGATTTATCTGGCCCTTGTGACGACCGTGGAGGGGTTGATCGTCGCCATCCCCTCGCTTGCCGCCTACGCCTATTTTCGCAATCGCGTGGATGAATTGATGGCAGAAGTGGCCGTTACCCTGCAACAACTTTTGGCACCGTTGCGGCGGCGGCGTGTGGCCGCAAAGCCTCCTGTCAGTTCCTCGGGAGCACCACCGTCTGGAAGTGTCCGCGGATGA
- a CDS encoding ExbD/TolR family protein, translated as MRASVHPVRLPVKLNLTPMIDVTFQLILFFLLAGHLAQQESAVDLDLPVAQTGHKAMESPTRRLVINVAQDGTLIVGGEMIDLERLGQILSADRKTSESLEVRIRTDRRTPYGKIAPLLIRCTESGIWNVSFAVIGEETSP; from the coding sequence ATGAGAGCGAGCGTTCATCCGGTCAGATTGCCCGTGAAGTTGAATCTCACGCCGATGATCGACGTGACGTTTCAGCTAATTTTGTTTTTTTTGCTTGCCGGACACTTGGCTCAACAGGAAAGCGCCGTGGATCTGGATCTGCCGGTGGCACAAACCGGCCACAAAGCGATGGAGAGTCCCACGCGACGACTTGTCATCAATGTGGCCCAAGATGGAACCCTCATCGTTGGTGGTGAGATGATTGATCTCGAACGGTTGGGCCAGATTCTCTCAGCGGATCGGAAGACGAGCGAATCCCTGGAAGTGCGGATTCGAACTGATCGCCGGACACCTTACGGCAAGATCGCACCCCTTCTCATTCGCTGCACGGAGAGCGGGATCTGGAATGTTTCCTTTGCAGTTATCGGTGAAGAGACATCCCCTTAA
- a CDS encoding ExbD/TolR family protein has translation MRRQSVLNQKQDLDLPMTPMIDVVFQLIIFFLCTTRFTPLEQVLPTPLDESGGSRRVESPPPEVVNLTEVVIKLADGQPVRITLNGRQVSDFDELGMTLQAVARVRVDVPVVIDAGFAVPMQDVVQAYDLCRKVGFQKIHLAAPPRP, from the coding sequence ATGAGACGGCAATCAGTGTTGAACCAGAAACAGGACCTGGATTTGCCGATGACGCCAATGATTGACGTCGTCTTTCAGTTGATTATCTTCTTCCTCTGCACAACCCGATTTACACCGCTTGAGCAAGTCCTGCCAACCCCACTCGATGAGTCCGGCGGCTCGCGAAGAGTGGAGTCGCCTCCACCAGAAGTTGTGAATCTGACGGAAGTTGTCATCAAGCTGGCTGATGGTCAGCCGGTCAGGATCACTCTTAATGGTCGGCAGGTGAGCGATTTCGACGAACTCGGGATGACGCTTCAGGCTGTTGCACGTGTTCGCGTGGATGTTCCCGTGGTTATCGATGCAGGCTTTGCAGTTCCAATGCAGGACGTCGTCCAGGCATATGATCTCTGCCGGAAGGTTGGTTTCCAGAAGATCCATCTTGCGGCTCCGCCACGTCCATGA